A section of the Phaseolus vulgaris cultivar G19833 chromosome 8, P. vulgaris v2.0, whole genome shotgun sequence genome encodes:
- the LOC137825718 gene encoding purple acid phosphatase 15, whose amino-acid sequence MSTIAFPFLQFHCAFLLLLNLLAGFSHCRVPSTLEGPFDPVTVPFDHSLRGNAVDLPPSDPRVRRRVRGFEPEQISLSLSTTHDSVWISWITGEFQIGFDIKPLDPQTVSSVVQYGTSRFDLVHEARGQSLIYSQLYPFDGLQNYTSGIIHHVRLIGLEPSTLYYYQCGDPALQAMSDIYYFRTMPISGLHSYPGKVAIVGDLGLTYNTTTTIGHLTNNEPDLILLIGDVTYANLYLTNGTGSDCYKCSFPQSPIHETYQPRWDYWGRFMQNLVAEVPIMVVEGNHETEEQADNRTFVAYSSRFAFPSEESGSSSTLYYSFNAGGIHFIMLGAYISYDKKADQYKWLERDLASVDRSITPWLVATWHPPWYSSYEAHYREAECMRVEMEDLLYLYGVDIVFNGHVHAYERSNRVYNYSLDPCGPVHIAVGDGGNREKMAIKFADEPGHCPDPLSTPDPYMGGFCATNFTFGPESEFCWDHQPDYSAFRETSFGYGILEVKNETWALWSWYRNQDSYKEVGDQIYIVRQPDICPVPQRVSGDFIASI is encoded by the exons ATGTCGACAATTGCTTTTCCCTTTCTTCAATTCCATTGCGCTTTTCTTCTGCTGCTGAATCTGCTTGCAGGTTTCTCTCACTGCCGCGTTCCCTCCACTCTCGAAGGTCCCTTTGATCCCGTCACCGTTCCGTTCGACCACTCCTTGCGCGGAAACGCCGTCGACTTGCCGCCCTCCGATCCCCGCGTTCGCCGCCGCGTCCGGGGTTTCGAGCCTGAACAGATCTCTTTGTCTCTATCTACCACCCATGACTCTGTTTGGATCTCGTGGATTACAG GGGAGTTTCAAATTGGTTTCGACATCAAGCCTTTAGACCCTCAGACTGTCTCAAGTGTTGTTCAATATGGAACTTCGAGATTTGATTTAGTGCATGAAGCTAGGGGTCAATCTCTCATCTACAGCCAGCTCTATCCTTTCGATGGCCTTCAGAATTACACTTCTGGAATTATCCATCACGTTCGACTCATAG GATTGGAACCAAGCACACTGTACTATTATCAATGTGGAGATCCAGCATTACAAGCCATGAGTGATATATACTATTTCAGGACCATGCCAATTTCTGGTCTACATAGCTACCCAGGCAAAGTAGCTATAGTAGGAGATCTTGGTCTCACTTATAATACAACTACTACCATAGGTCACCTGACTAATAATGAACCTGATCTTATTCTATTGATTGGTGATGTAACCTATGCGAATCTGTATCTCACAAATGGAACTGGCTCTGACTGTTATAAATGCTCGTTTCCTCAAAGTCCTATACATGAAACTTACCAGCCTCGATGGGACTATTGGGGAAG GTTTATGCAGAATCTAGTAGCTGAAGTTCCAATAATGGTGGTAGAAGGAAATCACGAAACAGAAGAACAGGCTGATAACAGGACATTTGTGGCCTACAGTTCTAGGTTTGCATTCCCCTCTGAAGAAAGTGGATCTTCATCCACATTGTACTACTCTTTCAATGCTGGGGGCATTCATTTTATTATGCTTGGGGCCTATATTAGTTATGATAAAAAAG CTGATCAATACAAGTGGCTGGAGAGGGATCTGGCAAGTGTTGATAGATCAATAACTCCCTGGCTTGTAGCAACTTGGCATCCACCATGGTATAGTTCTTATGAAGCCCATTATAGAGAAGCAGAGTGCATGAGGGTGGAAATGGAAGACCTGTTATACTTGTATGGTGTGGATATAGTATTCAATGGACAT GTTCATGCTTATGAGAGGTCCAATCGGGTTTACAATTACAGTTTAGATCCATGTGGTCCTGTCCATATTGCAGTTGGGGATGGGGGTAACAGAGAGAAGATGGCAATCAAATTTGCAGACGAGCCTGGTCATTGTCCTGATCCATTAAGTACTCCTGATCCTTATATGGGTGGCTTTTGTGCAACAAATTTTACATTTGGTCCAGAGAGTGAGTTTTGTTGGGATCACCAGCCAGATTACAGTGCTTTCAGAGAAACTAGCTTTGGCTATGGGATTCTAGAG GTGAAGAATGAAACGTGGGCTTTGTGGAGTTGGTATCGTAATCAGGACTCTTACAAGGAAGTTGGGGATCAAATTTATATAGTGAGACAACCTGATATATGTCCTGTCCCTCAGAGGGTGTCCGGAGATTTTATTGCTTCGATTTAA